In Cyanobium sp. Tous-M-B4, a single genomic region encodes these proteins:
- the ispG gene encoding (E)-4-hydroxy-3-methylbut-2-enyl-diphosphate synthase — MTGTPARYDTLIHRRQTRSVRVGDIWIGSDHPVAVQSMINEDTLDIEGATAGIRRLHEVGCEIVRLTVPSLAHAKAVKEIRQRLEDTYQPVPLVADVHHNGMKIALEVAQHVDKVRINPGLFVFDKPDPNRTEFSLEEVSAIGERIAETFEPLVQLLKQQDKALRIGVNHGSLAERMLFSYGDTPLGMVESAMEFIRICDRLDFHNIVVSMKASRAPVMMAAYRMMADRMDAEGFPYPLHLGVTEAGDGDYGRIKSTAGIAPLLAEGLGDTIRVSLTEAPEKEIPVCYSILQALGLRKTMVEYVACPSCGRTLFNLEEVLHQVRNATAHLTGLDIAVMGCIVNGPGEMADADYGYVGKTPGTISLYRGRDEIRRVPEAEGVAALIALIQEDGRWVDP, encoded by the coding sequence ATGACCGGCACCCCGGCTCGCTACGACACCTTGATTCACCGGCGCCAGACCCGCAGCGTGCGGGTGGGAGATATCTGGATCGGCAGCGATCACCCGGTGGCGGTGCAGTCGATGATCAACGAGGACACCCTCGATATCGAAGGGGCTACGGCCGGTATCCGGCGGCTGCATGAAGTCGGTTGCGAAATCGTGCGACTGACGGTGCCTTCCCTGGCCCACGCCAAGGCGGTAAAAGAAATTCGCCAGCGGTTGGAAGACACCTATCAGCCAGTGCCATTGGTGGCCGACGTGCACCACAACGGCATGAAGATTGCCCTGGAGGTGGCCCAGCACGTCGACAAGGTGCGGATCAACCCGGGTCTATTTGTGTTCGACAAGCCCGACCCAAATCGCACCGAATTCAGCCTCGAGGAGGTGTCTGCCATCGGTGAGCGCATTGCCGAAACATTTGAACCGTTGGTGCAATTGCTCAAGCAGCAGGACAAGGCCCTGCGCATCGGTGTCAACCATGGATCCCTGGCTGAGCGGATGTTGTTCAGCTATGGCGACACGCCCCTGGGCATGGTGGAGAGCGCCATGGAATTCATCCGCATCTGCGACCGGCTCGACTTCCACAACATCGTGGTGTCAATGAAGGCCTCGCGGGCGCCGGTGATGATGGCCGCCTATCGAATGATGGCCGACCGCATGGATGCGGAGGGCTTCCCCTACCCCCTGCATTTGGGAGTCACCGAGGCAGGCGATGGCGACTACGGGCGAATTAAAAGTACCGCCGGCATTGCGCCCTTGCTGGCCGAGGGGCTGGGCGACACGATCCGCGTCTCGCTCACCGAAGCGCCCGAGAAGGAAATTCCTGTTTGCTACTCGATCCTGCAAGCCTTGGGGCTGCGCAAGACGATGGTGGAATATGTGGCCTGCCCCAGCTGCGGCCGCACCCTGTTCAACCTGGAGGAGGTGCTGCATCAGGTGCGCAACGCCACGGCCCATCTCACTGGCCTCGATATCGCTGTGATGGGTTGCATCGTTAATGGGCCGGGCGAAATGGCCGACGCCGACTACGGCTATGTGGGTAAAACCCCCGGCACCATCTCTCTGTACAGGGGCCGCGACGAGATCCGGCGGGTGCCGGAGGCAGAGGGAGTGGCAGCCCTGATAGCCCTTATTCAGGAGGATGGTCGCTGGGTTGATCCCTGA
- a CDS encoding uracil-DNA glycosylase family protein, producing MTTIPPAPPDSLGQLLLDCAACRRCDLAAERQQVVVSRGNPAARLMLIGEGPGAQEDSAGLPFVGRSGQLLDQLLAAAGIDSNRDAYVCNVVKCRPPGNRKPAATEMAACRPWLNRQIALVNPAVILLVGATALEGVLGIKGGITSLRGQWRASEIEILRGRRLMPVLHPSYLLRFNSQDQGSPRALTAADFQEVRRSLRAL from the coding sequence GTGACGACAATTCCCCCTGCACCGCCCGATTCCCTAGGGCAGTTGCTGCTCGATTGCGCCGCCTGTCGCCGCTGTGATCTGGCCGCGGAGAGGCAGCAGGTGGTGGTGAGTCGGGGCAATCCCGCCGCCCGGCTGATGCTGATCGGCGAGGGACCCGGCGCTCAGGAAGACAGCGCTGGCCTGCCTTTTGTGGGCCGCTCCGGCCAGCTGCTCGATCAGCTGCTGGCTGCCGCTGGCATCGACAGCAACCGAGACGCCTACGTGTGCAATGTGGTGAAGTGCCGCCCCCCTGGCAACCGCAAGCCCGCGGCGACGGAGATGGCGGCCTGCCGCCCCTGGCTAAATCGCCAGATCGCTTTAGTGAATCCGGCCGTGATCCTGCTGGTGGGGGCCACGGCGCTGGAGGGGGTGTTGGGTATTAAGGGCGGCATCACCAGCCTGCGGGGCCAGTGGCGCGCCAGCGAGATCGAAATTTTGCGGGGCCGGCGCCTGATGCCGGTCCTGCATCCCTCCTATCTGCTGCGCTTTAACTCGCAGGACCAGGGCTCGCCCCGTGCGCTCACGGCAGCGGACTTCCAGGAGGTACGCCGATCCTTGCGGGCCCTCTGA
- a CDS encoding pyridoxal phosphate-dependent aminotransferase has translation MTAAPTTTPALSARARALQPSLTLAIAARAKALKADGQDICSLSAGEPDFDTPAFIRQAATAALEAGHTRYGPAAGEPALRDAIAAKLSSENGIPTTAQQVLVTNGGKQALYNLFQVLLEPGDELLLPAPYWLSYPEIAKLAGASVTMLPSSAAQGFRLDPAQLEAAITPASKLLVLNSPGNPTGMVLSLPELEAIADVLRRHPQVAVVCDEIYEFLLAPGHAHHSFAAIAPDLADRVFTVNGFAKGWAMTGWRLGWLAGPQPVVAAASALQSQSTSNVCSFAQFGALAAIEAPRDCVHTMAAQFNERRGLLSAGLMAIEGLQLLPPEGAFYAFPDVSGFGLDSMTLCNRLLDEVGLAVVPGVAFGDDRCIRLSCAAGPATIEDGLQRLQRFLAAL, from the coding sequence ATGACCGCCGCGCCCACCACCACTCCGGCCCTCTCTGCCCGGGCCCGGGCCCTCCAGCCCTCCCTCACCCTGGCCATTGCCGCCCGAGCCAAGGCCCTCAAGGCTGATGGTCAGGACATCTGCAGCCTCAGCGCCGGCGAACCTGATTTCGACACCCCGGCCTTCATCCGCCAGGCCGCCACCGCTGCTCTGGAGGCAGGCCACACTCGCTACGGCCCAGCCGCCGGCGAGCCTGCCCTGCGCGATGCCATAGCCGCCAAGCTCAGCAGTGAAAACGGCATACCCACCACCGCCCAACAGGTGCTGGTCACCAACGGCGGCAAGCAGGCGCTCTACAACCTGTTTCAGGTGCTGCTGGAGCCAGGCGACGAGCTGCTGCTGCCGGCGCCCTACTGGCTCAGCTATCCAGAGATCGCCAAACTCGCCGGCGCCTCGGTGACCATGCTGCCCAGCTCGGCGGCCCAGGGCTTCCGCCTCGATCCGGCCCAGCTGGAGGCAGCCATCACTCCAGCCAGCAAATTGCTTGTGCTCAACAGCCCCGGCAATCCCACCGGCATGGTGCTGAGCCTGCCAGAGCTGGAGGCGATTGCGGACGTGCTGCGCCGCCATCCCCAGGTGGCCGTGGTGTGCGATGAGATCTACGAATTCCTGCTGGCCCCCGGCCACGCCCACCACAGCTTTGCCGCCATAGCTCCAGACCTGGCCGATCGCGTCTTTACGGTCAATGGCTTCGCCAAGGGCTGGGCCATGACCGGCTGGCGCCTTGGCTGGCTGGCTGGCCCCCAGCCGGTGGTGGCCGCCGCCAGTGCCCTGCAGAGCCAGAGCACGAGCAACGTTTGCAGTTTTGCCCAGTTCGGCGCCCTGGCCGCCATCGAAGCGCCCCGCGACTGTGTACACACCATGGCGGCCCAGTTCAACGAGCGCCGCGGCCTGCTCAGCGCGGGGCTGATGGCCATCGAAGGATTGCAACTGCTACCCCCCGAGGGGGCGTTCTATGCCTTCCCCGACGTAAGCGGCTTCGGCCTCGATTCAATGACCCTGTGCAACCGGCTGCTCGATGAAGTGGGCCTGGCGGTGGTGCCAGGGGTTGCCTTCGGCGACGACCGCTGCATTCGGCTTTCCTGCGCTGCCGGGCCTGCCACGATTGAGGATGGCCTCCAGCGCCTGCAGCGCTTTCTGGCCGCCCTCTGA
- a CDS encoding putative selenate ABC transporter substrate-binding protein — protein sequence MPTRERWTAAMAGLCLALLPAVLPPVPASVLPAAVAQPVLRIGAIPDQNPEKLNRLYGLVADELSQQLGVKVAYVPVTDYTAAVSAFRTGSLDLVWFGGLTGVQASLQKPGSQMLAQRDIDAQFYTVFIANARSGIKPIQNQKGLVALKGKRFTFGSESSTSGRLMPQYFLGQAGVKLADFAGGAPGFSGSHDATIALVQSGTYDAGAVNEQVWKSSLRSGKANRSKVVQIWRTPSYPDYLWLGQPNLDQRFGKGFSAKLRQSIISWRSTDPEQKQILGLFGAQQFTTVKPGEYKQIEQVGRQIGKIR from the coding sequence ATGCCCACCCGAGAACGTTGGACCGCCGCAATGGCGGGGCTTTGCCTGGCCCTGCTACCGGCGGTCCTCCCCCCAGTGCCCGCCTCTGTGCTGCCGGCGGCCGTAGCCCAGCCGGTGCTGCGCATCGGTGCTATCCCCGACCAAAACCCTGAAAAGCTGAATCGCCTTTACGGCTTGGTGGCCGATGAGCTCAGCCAGCAACTAGGTGTGAAGGTCGCCTACGTGCCCGTCACCGATTACACGGCTGCTGTGAGCGCCTTCCGCACCGGCAGTCTTGATCTGGTGTGGTTTGGCGGTCTCACCGGCGTGCAGGCCAGCCTGCAGAAACCCGGCTCCCAGATGCTTGCCCAGCGAGACATCGATGCGCAGTTTTATACCGTATTTATCGCCAATGCCCGCAGTGGTATCAAGCCGATCCAGAACCAAAAGGGGCTAGTGGCCCTCAAAGGCAAGCGCTTCACCTTCGGCTCGGAAAGCTCCACCTCCGGCCGGCTTATGCCCCAGTACTTCCTCGGCCAGGCCGGCGTCAAGTTGGCTGATTTCGCTGGCGGAGCCCCCGGCTTCAGTGGCAGCCACGACGCCACCATCGCCCTGGTGCAGAGCGGCACCTACGACGCCGGCGCCGTCAATGAGCAGGTGTGGAAGAGCAGCCTGCGCAGCGGCAAGGCCAACCGCAGCAAGGTGGTGCAGATCTGGCGCACCCCCAGCTACCCCGACTACCTCTGGCTGGGCCAGCCCAACCTCGACCAGCGCTTCGGCAAGGGCTTCAGCGCCAAGCTGCGTCAATCGATCATCAGCTGGCGATCCACGGATCCGGAGCAGAAACAGATCCTCGGCCTGTTTGGTGCCCAGCAATTCACCACGGTGAAGCCGGGCGAATACAAGCAGATCGAGCAGGTGGGGCGGCAAATCGGCAAGATCCGCTGA
- a CDS encoding urea transporter gives MGTLHQLHGPVARLNPGLVSLLAGLRGLAQVIFINNPLSGLVLLLAFLVQSPWFALLALLGTAASHCTARLLRLAKGLRSEGIYGFNGALVGCAVANFAQFDSPLSSLIWVALVLLGGALTTLLLEGLGRGINRSVGLPPLTLPFILVTWGLLGVASLASGAALALAEPVPMSELASTSQALTHGLLRSAGQVFLCSNPWSGLLVLIATAIASPLAAGLGLLGALDGMATGLLLDVPLGAIAEGLWGYNGLLVAIALGGIFYAPSWASLAVGLGGAALASLIQFAWSFTPAQGWPSLTLAFVLATWVIQLLVRRALPALIPVSLHAILTPEEHRQRFVLARTLLADFRQNLHLAITGQRRVFLAGRVPAQMRQQMSALFQRLDQDANGDISAAELLGGLGIDPQQGGDVGVLAAQLASVLQAMDLDGDGRVDAEEFGELMLRLQRLRLGEARLLNYLLPVDANGDDRLDPAELRRLLASVGERPLNAEEESFLFSRSADGLSWQQFVDHLLLT, from the coding sequence ATGGGCACCCTGCATCAGCTGCACGGCCCTGTCGCGCGACTGAACCCCGGCCTGGTTTCGCTGCTGGCAGGTTTGCGTGGCTTGGCCCAGGTGATCTTCATCAACAATCCCCTCAGTGGCCTGGTGTTGCTGCTCGCCTTTCTGGTGCAGTCGCCTTGGTTTGCCCTGTTGGCTCTGCTGGGTACCGCAGCTTCTCACTGCACAGCTCGGCTCCTCCGCTTGGCGAAGGGGTTGCGGAGCGAGGGCATCTACGGTTTTAACGGCGCCCTGGTGGGCTGCGCCGTCGCCAATTTCGCCCAGTTCGATAGCCCCCTCTCCAGCCTGATTTGGGTTGCTTTGGTGCTGCTTGGTGGGGCGCTGACCACCTTGCTGCTTGAGGGGCTGGGCAGGGGAATCAACCGTTCCGTGGGGCTACCACCACTCACCCTCCCGTTCATTCTTGTTACCTGGGGCTTGCTGGGGGTGGCTTCCCTGGCGTCGGGGGCAGCATTGGCCCTGGCCGAACCGGTCCCGATGTCCGAGCTGGCCAGCACATCCCAGGCTCTCACCCATGGGCTGCTCCGATCCGCGGGTCAGGTTTTTCTCTGCTCAAACCCCTGGAGTGGCTTGCTGGTGCTAATTGCCACAGCCATCGCCAGCCCCCTTGCAGCGGGACTGGGTTTACTTGGTGCCCTGGATGGCATGGCAACCGGCCTTCTGCTCGATGTCCCTTTGGGCGCGATCGCCGAGGGCCTCTGGGGATACAACGGCTTGCTGGTGGCGATTGCCTTGGGGGGGATTTTTTACGCCCCCAGCTGGGCCAGCTTGGCGGTGGGTCTGGGAGGGGCGGCTCTGGCGAGCCTGATCCAGTTTGCTTGGAGCTTCACTCCAGCTCAGGGCTGGCCTTCGCTCACCCTCGCTTTTGTGCTTGCTACCTGGGTGATTCAGCTGCTGGTGCGTCGTGCCTTGCCGGCCCTGATTCCGGTTTCGCTGCACGCCATCTTGACCCCGGAGGAGCATCGCCAGCGCTTTGTGTTGGCCCGCACCCTGCTTGCCGATTTTCGTCAAAACTTGCACCTGGCAATCACCGGCCAGCGCCGCGTTTTTTTGGCTGGACGGGTTCCGGCGCAGATGCGGCAACAAATGTCGGCCTTGTTTCAGCGACTCGATCAAGACGCCAATGGCGATATCAGTGCGGCGGAGCTGCTCGGGGGTCTGGGGATTGATCCCCAGCAAGGCGGAGATGTTGGAGTGCTGGCAGCCCAGCTGGCAAGTGTGCTGCAGGCCATGGACCTGGATGGAGATGGCCGGGTGGATGCCGAGGAGTTTGGTGAGCTGATGCTTCGCCTGCAGCGCTTGCGCCTTGGCGAGGCTCGGCTGCTCAACTATTTGCTGCCAGTCGATGCCAATGGCGATGACCGGCTTGATCCGGCCGAGCTCAGGCGCCTGCTGGCCAGTGTGGGCGAACGACCTCTTAATGCTGAGGAGGAGTCCTTTCTCTTCAGCCGCTCTGCCGATGGCCTCAGCTGGCAGCAGTTTGTAGACCACCTGCTACTTACATGA
- a CDS encoding arginase family protein produces MSISSRSDEFVGLFSLFDQDGDGKISVDEVEHVLASMAGVIAIEDRQALRDLVGCDGEVGLGAFSGWAQGRPGLAIASCLREIFELVDSDGSGSLNFQELEVLLAALAPSCADLPEADRLLAALDQDGDNCISVEEFLRLLEADAVIELSLADLKRLKKTLAQYVNASSRSRVALVEVDCDLGAGTPGAGSGIDLLKQAAARQQGLRQISDRLIEEIKGQTRPGARASELGSATATATPHARHIETIAGVMRDAAVLVASTLDRGLFPIVIAGDHSTAASTIAGIRQAHPDRRLGVVWIDAHADIHSPYTTPSGNMHGMPLAIASAHDNTIEAINEPDSTTRLLWQELQCLNGTGSPSIMLEDLIYVAVRDTEPAENVTLEQFSIPVVTTEDVRRLGPEQAAQRCLDHLSQVELIYVSFDVDCMDSTICKGTGTPVPGGLWADEARQLTRFLLADPRVCCWEICEINPHLDSLNTLAEVSLSVYQDVLEVLDARL; encoded by the coding sequence GTGTCAATATCCTCCCGTTCAGATGAATTCGTCGGTCTTTTTAGTCTGTTTGATCAAGACGGCGATGGGAAAATATCTGTGGATGAGGTGGAGCATGTTCTCGCCAGCATGGCTGGAGTGATTGCTATTGAAGATCGCCAAGCTCTGCGTGATCTGGTTGGCTGCGATGGGGAGGTGGGGCTGGGGGCTTTCAGCGGCTGGGCCCAAGGCCGTCCAGGTTTGGCTATCGCCTCCTGCCTGCGCGAGATCTTTGAATTAGTAGATAGTGATGGCAGCGGCAGCCTCAATTTTCAGGAGCTGGAAGTGCTGCTAGCTGCCCTAGCGCCCTCCTGCGCCGATCTACCAGAGGCAGATCGGTTGCTGGCAGCCCTCGATCAAGATGGCGATAACTGCATCAGCGTTGAAGAATTTCTGCGGCTACTCGAAGCCGATGCTGTGATCGAGCTATCGCTTGCAGATCTGAAGCGACTGAAAAAGACCCTGGCTCAGTATGTAAACGCCTCCAGCCGCTCCCGGGTTGCCTTGGTGGAGGTCGATTGCGACCTTGGTGCTGGCACGCCGGGAGCTGGTTCTGGCATTGATTTGCTCAAGCAGGCCGCTGCCCGTCAGCAGGGGCTGCGCCAAATCAGCGACCGTTTGATTGAGGAAATAAAAGGTCAGACAAGGCCTGGAGCCCGAGCCTCGGAGCTGGGCTCCGCCACCGCCACCGCCACCCCCCACGCACGCCATATCGAGACGATTGCCGGCGTTATGCGGGACGCGGCCGTATTGGTGGCCTCCACCCTGGATCGCGGCTTGTTCCCAATCGTGATCGCTGGCGATCACTCCACGGCTGCTTCAACCATCGCTGGCATTCGCCAGGCCCATCCCGATCGGCGCCTAGGCGTGGTGTGGATCGATGCCCATGCCGATATCCATTCCCCATACACCACGCCCTCCGGCAACATGCACGGCATGCCTTTGGCCATTGCCTCGGCTCACGACAACACCATTGAGGCCATCAACGAGCCCGATTCAACGACCAGGTTGCTTTGGCAAGAGCTCCAATGTCTCAATGGCACAGGATCGCCGTCGATCATGCTTGAAGATCTAATTTATGTGGCAGTTCGTGATACGGAGCCTGCTGAAAATGTCACGCTTGAGCAGTTCTCTATACCTGTTGTTACTACAGAAGATGTTCGGCGATTGGGGCCAGAGCAGGCAGCTCAGCGCTGCCTAGACCATCTCAGCCAAGTCGAATTGATCTATGTGAGCTTCGATGTGGATTGCATGGACTCCACTATCTGCAAGGGCACCGGCACGCCAGTGCCTGGTGGCCTTTGGGCTGATGAAGCTCGCCAGTTAACCCGGTTCCTGCTGGCAGACCCCAGGGTTTGCTGCTGGGAAATCTGTGAAATCAACCCCCATCTAGATAGTCTTAATACCTTGGCTGAAGTGTCACTTAGCGTTTATCAGGATGTGTTAGAGGTGCTCGACGCCCGCCTCTAG
- a CDS encoding ATP-binding cassette domain-containing protein, with product MTSLLILQDITVKGRSQPRLDGVSLQVDAGERIALLGPSGAGKSTLLAVANGLLTPQQGRVFWQGEVRARSGRARRRQQARIGTLWQDLRLIEELTVQQNLNAARLAVWGWPRALLNLLMPLETKACTTMLQRLDLDPALLNQPVSALSGGQRQRVALARLLRQEPQLLLADEPLASLDPRLAGELLTLLLELANPPRALLLSLHRPDLLSGFDRVLGLRAGRLVFDQPMASLEPGQLEELYAGTPGA from the coding sequence GTGACGTCCCTACTGATCCTCCAAGACATCACCGTCAAGGGCCGCAGCCAGCCTCGCCTTGATGGGGTGTCGCTTCAGGTTGATGCCGGTGAACGAATTGCCCTGCTGGGTCCCAGCGGTGCTGGCAAAAGCACCTTGCTTGCCGTGGCCAATGGCTTGCTGACCCCGCAGCAGGGCAGGGTGTTTTGGCAGGGGGAGGTACGGGCCCGCAGCGGACGGGCCCGGCGACGGCAGCAGGCCCGGATCGGCACCCTCTGGCAAGACCTGCGGCTGATCGAGGAGCTCACCGTGCAGCAAAACCTCAACGCCGCCCGGCTAGCCGTCTGGGGCTGGCCGCGGGCCCTGCTCAACCTGCTGATGCCCCTAGAGACCAAGGCCTGCACAACGATGTTGCAGCGGCTTGATCTCGATCCAGCCCTACTCAACCAGCCCGTCTCCGCCCTCTCCGGCGGCCAGCGCCAGCGGGTAGCCCTTGCCCGACTACTGCGACAGGAGCCCCAACTGCTACTAGCCGATGAACCCTTAGCCAGCCTTGATCCCCGCCTGGCCGGCGAGCTGTTAACCCTGCTGCTGGAGCTCGCAAACCCGCCTCGGGCCTTGCTGTTGAGCCTGCACCGTCCCGATTTGCTGTCTGGTTTCGATCGGGTGCTGGGGCTGCGGGCCGGGCGCCTTGTCTTTGACCAACCCATGGCCAGCCTTGAGCCAGGCCAGCTGGAGGAGCTTTACGCCGGGACCCCAGGGGCATGA
- a CDS encoding ABC transporter permease, giving the protein MRPAAPLWVLLPALIVLPLLALLPGISHGGGWELVGQFSAAALRPSLDPIVLGSVLGGLAVTAGMALLGWAGSLVLGLVLGIASSRVVWRTCYGSAAPASWIRRLLAIPRSIHELLWGLLLLQVVGLQPVVAVVAIAIPFGALVARVVSDLLDALPTASLEALRCGGSPAPTALFTALGPPLLPQVISYSGYRLECALRSATLLGVFGLGGLGTELRLTLQSLAFNELWSGLWALLAVMLLLEALMGWLRRRWAMPARLGLSQRGVGSQGQEMVAVAMAMLPVLLLVAWRLEVQPATLLQWQGLPPLGAADWGAVATLPWPSLIGNTLLLTLVAAALAVGLAPLLLLFATPWPAAGALVRGLWALGRLWPPPLTALLLLFVLQPGVLTGALALGFHNLGILGRLLLEAAETSGGNKEQALLAAGVAPRLALLYGRFSGLARPYLAYGAYRADVILRESVVVGLVGATGLGSQLLEALSSFAGDQLLALVLAYALLTLLGEDLSDRARQWLLETPHGDGHPQEAGGTWR; this is encoded by the coding sequence ATGAGACCAGCGGCGCCGTTGTGGGTGTTGCTGCCCGCCCTAATTGTGCTGCCGCTGCTGGCATTGCTGCCAGGAATCAGCCATGGCGGTGGCTGGGAGCTGGTGGGGCAATTTTCTGCCGCAGCCCTGCGGCCCTCCCTGGATCCAATAGTGCTGGGCTCGGTGCTGGGCGGCCTAGCCGTCACAGCCGGCATGGCCCTGCTGGGCTGGGCCGGCAGCCTGGTGTTGGGTTTGGTGCTGGGAATCGCTAGTTCAAGGGTGGTGTGGCGCACCTGCTACGGCAGCGCCGCTCCAGCCAGCTGGATACGCCGCCTACTAGCCATACCGCGCTCGATTCACGAACTGCTCTGGGGGCTGCTGCTGCTGCAGGTGGTCGGGCTGCAACCAGTGGTAGCGGTAGTGGCAATCGCCATTCCCTTTGGAGCGCTGGTAGCCCGGGTGGTCAGCGACCTGCTGGATGCCCTGCCCACCGCCAGCCTGGAGGCCCTGCGCTGCGGCGGCAGCCCCGCCCCAACCGCCCTGTTCACGGCCCTGGGGCCGCCCCTGCTGCCCCAGGTGATCAGCTACAGCGGCTACCGGCTCGAATGCGCCTTGCGCAGCGCCACCCTGCTGGGAGTATTTGGCCTGGGCGGGCTGGGCACCGAGCTGCGCCTCACCCTGCAATCGCTGGCCTTCAACGAGCTCTGGAGCGGCCTGTGGGCGTTGCTGGCGGTGATGCTGCTGCTGGAAGCCCTAATGGGCTGGCTGCGGCGGCGCTGGGCCATGCCGGCACGGCTGGGGCTAAGCCAGCGTGGAGTGGGCAGTCAGGGCCAGGAAATGGTGGCTGTAGCGATGGCCATGCTCCCCGTGCTGCTGCTGGTGGCCTGGCGCCTGGAAGTGCAGCCCGCCACCCTGTTGCAGTGGCAAGGCCTACCACCGCTGGGCGCCGCCGACTGGGGAGCCGTGGCCACCCTGCCCTGGCCGAGCCTGATCGGCAACACCCTGCTGCTCACCTTGGTAGCCGCGGCCCTAGCTGTGGGGTTGGCGCCGCTGCTGCTGCTGTTTGCGACGCCCTGGCCGGCGGCGGGCGCGCTGGTGCGGGGACTGTGGGCCCTGGGCCGGCTATGGCCGCCACCACTAACGGCGCTGTTGCTGCTGTTTGTGCTCCAGCCCGGGGTGCTCACAGGCGCCCTTGCCCTGGGCTTCCACAACCTGGGCATTCTCGGACGCCTGCTCCTAGAAGCGGCCGAAACCAGTGGCGGCAACAAAGAGCAGGCCCTGCTGGCCGCAGGAGTGGCTCCGCGCCTGGCCCTGCTCTACGGCCGCTTCAGCGGCCTGGCCCGGCCCTACTTGGCCTATGGCGCCTACCGGGCTGATGTGATTTTGCGCGAATCGGTGGTAGTGGGGCTGGTGGGGGCCACGGGCCTGGGCAGCCAGCTGCTGGAAGCCCTGAGTTCGTTTGCCGGCGACCAACTGCTGGCCCTGGTGCTGGCCTATGCGCTGCTGACCTTGCTGGGGGAAGATCTCAGCGACCGCGCACGCCAGTGGCTGCTGGAGACCCCCCATGGTGATGGCCATCCCCAGGAAGCTGGTGGCACTTGGCGATAG
- a CDS encoding GDSL-type esterase/lipase family protein: MVMAIPRKLVALGDSGVFGWGDPLEGGWCERLRRHWMELPGGPVLYNLGVRGDGLERLAARLSAEVGCRGELRRQLPQGILLGIGLNDTARVGRPDGRPQLDAEGFLFGLQQLLHKAKEIAAVHVIGLTPVEESAMPYAGVLWYSLADIRRYEALLEEACLEANVPFLPLLEVLLADSDWPLWLSNDGLHLNSEGHRRVFEQVRSWPALLGWADLQLRQEPTPLGY; encoded by the coding sequence ATGGTGATGGCCATCCCCAGGAAGCTGGTGGCACTTGGCGATAGCGGCGTTTTTGGCTGGGGTGATCCCCTTGAGGGGGGCTGGTGCGAACGGCTGCGGCGCCACTGGATGGAACTGCCGGGCGGCCCGGTGCTCTACAACCTCGGCGTGCGTGGCGATGGCCTGGAGCGACTGGCAGCCCGCCTCAGCGCTGAGGTTGGCTGCCGCGGTGAGCTACGGCGCCAGCTGCCGCAGGGGATCCTGCTCGGCATAGGCCTGAATGACACCGCCCGGGTTGGACGGCCTGATGGGCGACCCCAACTGGATGCCGAAGGCTTTTTGTTTGGCTTGCAGCAGCTTCTGCACAAGGCCAAGGAGATCGCTGCGGTGCATGTGATCGGCCTCACCCCGGTGGAGGAGAGCGCCATGCCCTACGCCGGGGTGCTCTGGTATTCCCTGGCAGACATCCGTCGCTACGAGGCCCTGCTGGAAGAGGCCTGCCTGGAGGCGAATGTGCCGTTCCTGCCCCTGCTGGAGGTGCTGCTGGCTGATTCCGACTGGCCCCTATGGCTAAGCAACGACGGCCTGCACCTCAACAGTGAGGGCCATCGCCGGGTATTCGAGCAAGTGCGCTCCTGGCCGGCCCTTCTGGGCTGGGCGGATCTGCAGCTGCGCCAAGAGCCCACCCCCTTGGGCTACTAA